The following are from one region of the Desulfonatronum thiosulfatophilum genome:
- a CDS encoding TIGR03943 family putative permease subunit, whose amino-acid sequence MTSSVKHKFSAHGDAGTKNSRDTCSPGFSFGLILVLILFALAALQATLLVSGESLLYQAPRMQPFLFFSTVSFCIMGVYGLWTLFQPGTSTKAGCGCGHEHGFSNKAKTAVVMLFGLVLAAGFFLPHQLLDSRVAQKKGISLSRPPERSIFGPQQEFEFPPQSHILFQEDIPWDSGQAMDFGPELDEEQAMLREELGIWYDRDTYQEMSEELLARSALTITSENFLDSMLIISAYLDRFKGRGVEFSGFVYHDGTMAENEIAVARIAVTCCLADATVYGLLVRVDELPLPANDVWVRVHGRIAATWFMDEELPMVLAERLEMIPPPDQPYVYPRLYSSFVFESEP is encoded by the coding sequence ATGACGTCTTCCGTTAAACATAAATTTTCCGCCCATGGCGATGCGGGAACAAAAAATTCGAGGGATACCTGTTCCCCAGGTTTTTCCTTTGGCTTGATCCTGGTGCTGATTCTTTTTGCCCTGGCCGCACTCCAGGCAACGCTGCTGGTCAGCGGCGAGAGTCTTCTCTACCAGGCCCCACGCATGCAGCCGTTTCTGTTTTTTTCCACCGTGAGCTTCTGCATCATGGGAGTCTACGGACTGTGGACGCTGTTTCAGCCTGGGACTTCCACCAAAGCGGGATGCGGGTGCGGCCATGAACATGGCTTTTCGAACAAAGCCAAGACCGCTGTGGTGATGCTGTTCGGACTGGTTCTGGCCGCCGGATTCTTCCTGCCGCACCAACTCCTGGACAGCCGGGTGGCCCAGAAAAAAGGAATCTCCTTGAGCCGTCCCCCTGAGAGATCAATTTTCGGGCCGCAACAGGAGTTTGAATTTCCTCCGCAAAGCCACATTCTGTTCCAGGAGGACATTCCATGGGACAGCGGACAGGCCATGGACTTCGGGCCGGAACTGGACGAGGAGCAGGCCATGCTGCGGGAGGAACTCGGCATCTGGTATGATCGCGACACCTATCAGGAAATGTCCGAGGAACTTCTGGCCCGGAGCGCGTTGACAATTACCAGCGAGAATTTTCTGGATTCCATGCTGATCATTTCCGCCTATCTGGACCGTTTCAAGGGGCGTGGCGTGGAATTTTCCGGATTTGTCTATCATGATGGAACCATGGCGGAAAACGAAATTGCCGTGGCCCGCATCGCCGTGACATGCTGCCTGGCTGACGCCACGGTCTACGGGCTGTTGGTGCGTGTTGACGAGCTTCCCCTGCCGGCCAATGACGTCTGGGTGAGGGTTCACGGCCGTATTGCCGCAACGTGGTTCATGGACGAGGAACTTCCCATGGTTCTGGCCGAACGCCTGGAAATGATTCCGCCCCCGGACCAGCCCTACGTCTATCCCCGGCTCTACTCCTCCTTCGTTTTTGAATCCGAACCCTGA
- a CDS encoding histone deacetylase family protein — protein MFRIRRVQDATWPGDARIINQVQDILREQFPLLSAEDLAKLPEQLSNPLKFRFRTILFAAEGSDNRLKGFALLMHAPDLHFGYLDFISAAKLQTGAGVGGALYARVREEAKALGLTGIYFECLPDDPALCPDASILKQNKGRLRFYERFGAKPIAGTAYETPFKPGDSCPPYLVFDPLDRGDKPLRRKDAQKAARAILERKYAGRCPPGYVDMVVESFQDDPVLLREPRYEAQNGRSQDHVGVRILHQDKRIALVVNDRHDIHHVHERGYVEAPVRIKSILKELEPLGLFQRVDVRHFGEEHILAVHDRKLVEYLKRASALLKPGESVYPYVFPIRNAAKPPRELPVRAGYFCIDTFTPINHNAYLAARRAVDCALTATLCLREGYRAAYALVRPPGHHAERRVFGGFCYFNSAAAAAHNLSSLGKVAVLDIDYHHGNGTQDIFYHRDDVLTVSLHGHPRHTYPYFSGYEEEKGEGPGIGCNMNIALPEGLNGESYREELARAVRRIKKFAPRTLIIALGLDPAKDDPTGSWTFTAKDFERNGRMLGELRLPTLVVQEGGYRIRSLGNNAKHFFLGLAAGLFGR, from the coding sequence ATGTTCCGCATTCGCCGCGTCCAGGACGCCACTTGGCCGGGCGACGCCCGGATCATCAACCAAGTTCAGGATATCCTGCGGGAACAGTTTCCTTTGCTGTCCGCCGAAGATCTAGCCAAGCTTCCGGAACAGCTCAGCAATCCCTTGAAATTTCGTTTTCGGACCATTCTTTTCGCGGCCGAGGGTTCAGACAACCGGCTCAAGGGCTTTGCCCTGCTCATGCACGCTCCGGATCTGCATTTTGGGTATCTGGACTTCATTTCCGCGGCCAAGCTGCAAACCGGCGCCGGGGTCGGCGGCGCGCTCTACGCTCGGGTTCGGGAAGAGGCCAAGGCTCTGGGATTGACGGGAATTTATTTCGAGTGCCTGCCTGATGATCCGGCTCTTTGCCCGGATGCTTCCATTCTCAAGCAAAACAAGGGCAGGTTACGTTTCTATGAACGGTTCGGAGCCAAGCCTATTGCGGGCACGGCGTATGAAACCCCATTCAAGCCCGGTGACTCATGCCCGCCGTACCTGGTCTTCGACCCGTTGGACCGAGGTGACAAGCCGCTGCGGCGCAAAGACGCCCAAAAAGCGGCGCGGGCCATTCTGGAACGAAAATATGCCGGAAGATGTCCTCCTGGGTACGTGGACATGGTTGTGGAATCCTTCCAGGATGATCCGGTTCTTCTGCGCGAGCCTCGATACGAGGCTCAGAACGGTCGAAGCCAGGATCATGTTGGCGTACGGATCCTGCACCAGGACAAACGCATCGCCCTGGTGGTCAACGACCGGCACGACATCCATCATGTGCATGAACGCGGATACGTGGAGGCTCCAGTACGCATCAAGTCCATTCTCAAGGAACTCGAGCCGCTGGGCTTGTTTCAGCGGGTCGATGTTCGTCACTTCGGCGAGGAGCATATCCTGGCCGTGCACGACCGCAAACTGGTCGAGTATCTGAAACGCGCCTCGGCCCTGCTCAAGCCCGGAGAATCGGTCTACCCGTATGTCTTTCCAATCCGCAACGCAGCGAAGCCGCCCCGGGAGCTGCCCGTCCGGGCGGGTTACTTCTGCATCGACACCTTCACGCCCATCAACCACAATGCCTATCTTGCAGCCAGGCGGGCCGTGGATTGCGCTCTGACAGCGACGCTGTGCCTTCGGGAAGGCTATCGGGCGGCCTATGCCCTGGTTCGGCCCCCGGGGCATCATGCCGAGCGCCGGGTCTTCGGCGGGTTCTGCTATTTCAACTCCGCCGCCGCGGCAGCGCATAATTTGAGCAGTCTGGGCAAGGTCGCCGTGCTGGATATCGACTACCATCACGGCAATGGCACCCAGGATATCTTTTATCACCGCGACGACGTGCTCACCGTGTCCCTGCACGGGCATCCCCGGCACACTTATCCGTATTTCAGCGGGTATGAAGAAGAAAAGGGGGAAGGTCCAGGCATTGGTTGCAATATGAACATTGCCTTGCCTGAAGGATTGAATGGGGAAAGCTACCGCGAGGAATTGGCCAGGGCCGTGCGCCGGATCAAGAAGTTCGCTCCCCGGACTCTGATAATCGCCCTGGGCCTTGATCCGGCCAAGGATGATCCCACCGGCTCCTGGACCTTCACGGCCAAGGACTTTGAACGCAACGGCCGGATGCTCGGAGAACTGCGCCTGCCCACCCTGGTCGTCCAGGAAGGCGGCTACCGCATCCGATCCCTGGGCAACAACGCCAAACACTTTTTCCTCGGCTTGGCCGCGGGATTGTTTGGTCGGTGA
- a CDS encoding GNAT family N-acetyltransferase, translated as MDQISFRREVRESDVGEVRRLAEATGFFSTPEVEVAGELVLERLGKGPASGYHFLLAENYRGEVLGYSCFGPIPCTRFSFDLYWIIVHPQTQGLGLGKRLMAASEAQIATLGGTRAYIETSSQSLYHPTRRFYERCGYTLEAVLKDFYAPGDDKHIYCKSW; from the coding sequence ATGGATCAGATCAGCTTTCGGCGTGAGGTCCGGGAATCAGACGTTGGCGAGGTGCGGCGGCTAGCCGAGGCCACCGGTTTTTTCAGCACTCCGGAAGTGGAAGTGGCCGGCGAGCTGGTTTTGGAGCGGTTAGGCAAAGGTCCAGCCAGCGGATATCATTTCCTGCTGGCCGAGAACTACCGGGGGGAAGTTCTGGGTTACTCCTGTTTCGGCCCGATACCCTGCACTCGCTTCAGCTTCGATCTGTACTGGATCATCGTGCACCCCCAAACCCAGGGCCTGGGCCTTGGCAAGCGACTGATGGCCGCCAGCGAGGCGCAAATCGCAACCCTTGGCGGCACCAGGGCATATATCGAAACCTCATCCCAGTCCCTGTACCACCCCACCCGGCGTTTCTATGAACGCTGCGGATACACGCTGGAAGCAGTGCTCAAGGATTTCTACGCACCAGGCGATGACAAGCATATCTACTGCAAATCCTGGTAA
- a CDS encoding D-alanine--D-alanine ligase family protein encodes MNILIVHNPVKDSTSPDDADVLDQVRTVATALNELGHEALIRDWPQDLIQARSLLEELGPDLVFNLVESIRGSARYSHRVPALLAQMSIPCTGCSAAALERSTSKLNAKQVLQACRLPTPLWLDDQGSGPTSFPGVFIVKSVWEHASFGLEGDNVLAAGNAEMLLAAIRERAARLGGQWFAEAYVPGREFSLAAVEESGTPRLLNPAELVFTDFPGNMPQVVGYRAKWLEQSFEYQNTLRRQAFPEHDTALLDSMRTLAEKCWHGFELSGYARVDFRVDEHNQPWIIDVNANPCLSPDAGFQAAAQASGLCFTEIVDLLLQAALRPGSRASRRVQRMPAHHSSRELGHGSDQLSA; translated from the coding sequence ATGAACATCCTGATCGTGCATAATCCGGTGAAAGACTCAACGTCCCCGGATGACGCGGACGTGCTGGACCAGGTCCGCACCGTGGCGACCGCCCTGAACGAACTGGGCCATGAGGCGCTGATCCGGGATTGGCCGCAAGACCTGATCCAGGCCCGGTCCCTGCTGGAAGAGCTGGGGCCGGACCTGGTTTTCAATCTTGTGGAAAGCATCCGAGGATCTGCCAGGTATTCGCACCGGGTTCCGGCGCTGCTCGCGCAGATGAGCATACCCTGTACCGGCTGTTCAGCCGCGGCCTTGGAACGCTCCACCAGCAAACTGAACGCCAAGCAGGTGTTGCAGGCCTGCCGGCTGCCGACTCCCCTGTGGCTGGATGATCAAGGTTCCGGGCCGACCTCGTTTCCCGGCGTTTTCATTGTCAAATCCGTCTGGGAGCATGCATCCTTCGGCCTGGAGGGAGACAACGTGCTGGCCGCGGGGAATGCGGAGATGCTGTTGGCGGCCATTCGTGAACGAGCTGCACGCCTGGGCGGACAATGGTTTGCCGAGGCCTATGTTCCGGGGCGGGAATTCAGCCTGGCCGCGGTCGAGGAGTCCGGAACCCCCAGACTCCTGAACCCGGCGGAGCTGGTGTTCACTGATTTTCCTGGGAACATGCCCCAAGTTGTTGGCTACCGGGCGAAATGGCTGGAGCAGAGTTTTGAGTACCAGAATACGCTCCGCAGGCAGGCATTTCCCGAACATGACACGGCTCTGCTGGATTCCATGCGCACCTTGGCCGAAAAATGCTGGCACGGATTCGAACTGTCCGGCTACGCCCGGGTGGATTTTCGCGTGGATGAACACAATCAGCCCTGGATCATCGACGTCAACGCCAATCCCTGCCTGTCACCCGACGCCGGATTCCAGGCCGCTGCCCAGGCCTCAGGACTGTGCTTCACGGAAATCGTGGATCTCCTGCTCCAGGCGGCACTTCGCCCTGGCAGCCGCGCATCACGAAGAGTCCAACGCATGCCGGCGCACCATTCAAGTCGGGAACTAGGCCATGGATCAGATCAGCTTTCGGCGTGA